The DNA window AGAATATTATGAATATCTCGTGGCCACCCTCACCGGTACCGACAGCGCCATTCCCGAGCTCAGAGATCGGATTGAGAAGCAGTTCGGGCGTGATATGGCCGAAACTGCAAGGCTTTTGCAGAACAACCCAAAATTGGCGACCGAGATAGAGAGGACCAGCGTTTCCCTGACCGAACCGGTTGAAATTCTGGATCATCTGCGTGAACAGATTAAAAAGGATTTCCCGGAACTCACCGATTCCTCCTACGAGGTAAAGCATGTTCCGAAAGCGCTGGAATCTTCGCTGTCACCGGCATTTTTCCTGATTCCTCCCCTTGATTCTGACACCACCAATGTGATCTATATCAATGATAAATCCAGGGAAGAAGGAGCGGATCTTTATTCTGTCCTTGCACATGAGGGATATCCCGGCCATCTCTACCAGTCTGTATATTTTAACCGGAAAAAGAGCTGTCCTCTGCGGCACGTCCTTTCCTGCGGCGGATATGATGAGGGATGGGGATTATACTGTGAACTGTACAGCTATTCATTTGACAACGGCCTCTCCCCCGATATGCAGGAACTGATGGCCCGCAGCCAGGCATCCATTTACGCGCTGTATGCACTGCTGGATATCCATATCCATTACGACGGCTGGGATCGGGATAAGATCTCGGGTTTCTTAAGCACATATTACGGGATCAGCGATCCCGAGGTCTGCGAGGAAATGTTTAACTCCATTGTTGATAATCCGGGCAACTACCTGAAATATTACACCGGCTACCTGGAAATCTGCACCCTGAGGGATGCCGCACAGAAAGCTCTGGGCAGCCGGTATTCGGCAAAAGCATTCCATAAGTTTATCCTGGATATGGAAGGCGCCTCCTTCCGGGTGATTAAACCGTATTTTGAGACATGGCTGCTGACTTATGATGTAAACAGTTGATTCCGCCGGTCTCTGCGCCAGGGGCGGCCGCATAGCGGCAAATTACATCTTTGGGTGAATGTGCATACCCGATAATGCAGGGCAACCAGTCCTGCCCCGGAGTGCTTTTTATATCATAGCAGCACTTTCTTAATGTTATAAAAAAAAGTTATGCCAACATTCTTATAATGAATTGGTATCCCTCCGCTTTCCGGCTGTAAAATGAAGCCAGAAAACGGAGGGATTATTTATGGGAAAATCACTGACAAGAAAAATCATGGAAGCTCATTATGTGTCCGGAATCCTGACACCGGGCGAAGAAGTCTTTATCAAAGTGGATCAGACCCTGACTCACGATATCAATGCGGTTATGACTTATCTGGCGTTTGAGGCAACGGGCCTTGACCGGGTGCGTACAGAGTGCAGTGTCAGCTATCTGGATCATAACCTGCTGTACGTGGACAATAAAACGCCAGATGATCACATCTATCTGCAGTCGGCTGCAAAACGGTTTGGCGTCTATGTATCCAGGCCCGGCAATGGAATCTGCCATACCGTCCATATGGCCCGTTTCGGCGCTCCCGGCAAAATATCCATGGGAGGCGACAGCCACACCCCGCACGGCGGCGCCGTCGGCATGCTCAGCATCGGTGTTGGCGGAATGGACGTGGCGACAGCCATGACGGGAGTACCCATGCGCCTGATTATGCCTCGGATCATCCGCGTCAATCTGACCGGAAGTCTGAATCCAGGCTGCAATGCCAAGGAAGTCATCCTGGAAATGCTCCGACGGGTAACAATTAAAGGCGGACTTGGAAATGTCTATGAGTACACGGGTCCTGCCGTTGCGGAGATGGAAGTGCCTGCCCGGGCGACAATTGCCAATATGGGAGCCGAAATGGGCGCCACCGCCTCCATTTTTCCTGCCGACGGTCAGGTGAAAAAATTTCTTTCCGCACAGGGCAGGCCGGATGCCTACCTCGAACTTCTTCCTGATGAAGATGCCGAGTACGATGAGACAATCGAGATTAACCTGAGCAGCCTGGAACCGCTCATCGCATGTCCCCACCAGCCAGACAACGTAATACCGCTCCATGAGGCCGAAAAAAAGAGGGTGCAGCAGGTATTTATCGGAAGCTGCACCAACACAAGTTACGCCGATCTCGCGAAGGCCGCTCTCGTATTCAAAGGACGCCATGTCCACGAAGATGTCAGCTGCACCTGTGCCGTCGCCTCCAGGCAGACCTACCGCCAGCTGATGCGTGACGGTTATATCGAAATCCTTCTGGATGCCGGTGTACGGATGCTGGAAATTGCCTGTGGCCCTTGCTGTGCCATCGGCCAGACACCGGCCACCGACGGTGTTGCTGTCCGTACCTCCAACCGGAACTTTAAAGGCAGGGCGGGCAACCCCTCGGCCCAAATCTATCTGGTCAGTCCGGAGAGCGCCGCCGCCACCGCAATTGCCGGGACTTTTGCCACAGCAGAAGATATTATGGGTGCCGATGTCGCATTACTGGGGGCAATCAGGGAACCTGATTGTTATGACGTGGACGATTCAATGATTCTCGCACCGCTGCCGAGGGAAGAGGCGGCGAAAATCGAAATTACGCGCGGCCCCAATATTAAATTTCTTCCGGTTCCGGAGCCGCCGGCAACCCGTTTATGCGCCCCCATCAGCCTGAAAACGCGCGATAATGTCTCCACAGACGACATTACGCCGGCCAGCGCGGAATTCAGCAGCATGCGCTCCAATATTCCTTTGATGTCACAATACTGCTATCACCGCTATGATCCGGACTTTGCAGCCAGAGCCAGGGAGATGGGGCAGAGTATTATCATAGGCGGAGAAAATTACGGGCAGGGCTCCTCACGTGAACATGCCGCCATCAATCCAATGTATCTGGGCGTAAAGGCAGTTATCGCAAAGAGTATTGCCAGAATTCACAAAGGGAACCTGGTTAACCACGGAATCATACCGATGCTCTTCGGCGACGCCTCCGTATACGACAGCCTGGAGCAGGGAGATGAACTGGTCATCGAAGATCTAATTGGCCAAATCCCTGCCAAACGGATTCAGGTTAAAGATACGACAAAAGGCATTACGTTCCACACCGTGCTGGATCTCTCGGATAACGAAATCGAGGTCATCCTAAACGGTGGACAGCTGAGAACATTAAAAAAGAAGCTATCACAAAACGGCATCATCCGATGAGTCCCGCCTCCTCCTTGTTTTTCTTCCTCCCTTTTGCTAAGATAAAGAGAAGAAAGCAGGGAGGAATATTTTTTATGAGAGATACGGACTGGGAAATTCTGAGTGAACTTTACAAGAATCCGAATATGACAAAGGTGGCTAATCTGTTTTATATAACCCAGCCCGCCCTGACAAAACGTTTAAAACAGATGGAAGAGGAGTTCCAGGTTACCATCGTTAACCGCACTCCCCATGGCCTTGAATTTACGCCGGAAGGCGCCTATCTGTCCGAGCAGGCCGGGCTCTATCTTCAGTTTATAAAAGAAACGAGGGACCGTCTGGCATTGTTCAGACAAAATTCCGGTGAAACGATCACGATCGGTTCCTCTTATACTTACAGCAAATACATGTTGTCAGATATTCTTTTCCAATACCGGAATGAACATCCCGGCATCCAGTTCAATGTACTCACGGATCAGAGCGACAACCTGTTCCGTAAGGTGTTGGACGGTTCTGTGGATGTTGGTTTTATCCGCGGTGATTATGAGGGAGGCGTCAACCGTATTCTGGTGGGGCACAGTGAAGCCTGTCTCGTAACAAAGGAACCCGTGGATTTCGGCTGCCTCCCAGCCATGCAGCGGATCGATTATAAAACGAATGACAGGACGATGGAGCTGCTTTCCGGCTGGTGGCAGGAGCATTATGGGGAGCCTTTGTCCCCGGGAATGGCGGTGGGCTATATTGATGTTGCCTGGCAGATGATCCACCGCGGATTTGGTTATGCCCTCTGTTTTATGCCGGAAAATTTTGTAAATGAATATAACCTCTGCCTGACCCCTCTCAAAAACGCAAACGGACTCCCGGTTATACGGAATACCTGGTTCTTTTACCCTAAAAGCAAGAGGCTGTCCGATTCTCTGGAACAGTTTATACGCTATATTGAAAGAAAGCAGGCATTTCCAGACAACCGATGAAAGGAGATATAACGAATGAAGGATCTGGATTGGCTTGTTCTGAAGAAACTTTATGAGAAAAAAAGCATCAGTAAAGCGGCCGAAGATCTCTACCTTACCCAGTCAGCCCTCACCAAGCGGCTGCGCTCCATCGAGCAGGAGTGGGGCGTGGAGATTGTAAAACGAAGCAGCCAGGGGGTCACGTTTACGGAGGATGGCAGATATCTGGTGAAGAAAGCCGGTATTATGCTGGATTTCTTCGGCGAAATACGGGAGCATTTTTCTGAACGCCACGGGACAAAAGAACTTCTCAGGATTGGCGTTCCCAATTCTTTTGCCAGGCTTCATATGCCAAAACTATTAAAAGCTTATGTCGACAAATACAACCAGCTTCAGTTTAAGACCATTCCCAACTCCAGTGATATGCTGATACGCCAAATCACGGACGGGACTCTGGATATCGCCATTGTCTGCGGAGATTATCCGTTCCTGGGCGAAAAGACCCGCCTGTTTGAGGAAGAACTGTATATCATGGCTCCCGTGGGTTTCAACCTGGATGATGTGGAACACCTTCCCATTATTGAATCATTTTTGAATCCCATGGTAAAGCTTCTCCTGATTCAGTGGTGGAAAGATCACTTCGGTGAGGTCATGCATACGGCCCACTACGTCCCCTATCCTGATATTGCGATCGAAATGGTAGAAAACGGGCTGGGAATCTGTTTTCTCTTCGGTTCCGGATGGAACATTGACAGGGAACGCTTCCAGCTAATCCCGATCTATAATAAAGAGGGGACACCTGTATCCAGAAATGTCTGGATGATGTTGTCGGATTCCTGCTGCAAGAGCCAGGACATCATGGATTTTGTCACATTTACCGAAAATTACTATCAAGCGAATTAGGAGCCATTCCGTTTCGGAATGGCTCTTTCAGTCCCAGACTGAATTTCCGTCCCCCCGGCATAACTGTTATAATTTTATCAAAAGTAAAAGCCGGTACAGAACCGGCAGAATCATATTGAGGAGGAATCAGGATGGGTTATGCTTATGTGGGATGCCGCACAACGAGGGAACGGAACGCCAGGGGAAAGGGGCTTAAAGTCTATGAAATTTCCGAAACGACAGGAGACTTTAAAGAGATTCAGTGTCTGGAAACGCTTCCAAATCCCTCTTATCAGACAATGGATTTAGAAGAACGTTTTCTTTATTCAGTCCACGGGGACATATCTTGTGTCTCCAGCTTCAGAATCAATGGCAACGGGACCCTGTGCCCTCTGAATACCATTGACATCGGAGGCAGAAATCCGGTTTACATTACTCCGGACCGTACAAACCGTTATCTTATTGTCGCTGCTCTCCAGGGAGGCGCCGTCTATGTTATCAGGAAAGAGAAGGACGGCTCTCTGGGTGAAATTGTAAATACGATCCATATGAAAGGCAAAGAGGAGGGAACCGTCTCTTTTGCCCATCAGTGCATCTGGGATCAGAAAAAACAGTTTTTATTTGTCGTATGCCAGGCCAGGCTTCAGGGTTACGGTCAGATTATAGTATACCGTTTTCGTCCGGAAGACGGAACGCTTACGGAAACAGACTGTTACCGCGGCCGGGAATATGATGAACCGAGGCATCTATCCATTCACCCCGGTAATCGCTTTGTCTATTTAATCAATGAAAAGGGAAACACCATGACCTTTCTTGAATTTGATGATGAAAGGGGAAAGCTCACGGCCCGTCAAATTCTTCCGACGCTGCCCGATGTTTACACGGGGCAGGGACAGGCCAGCGCCTCTGTTATGAGTAAGAATGGAAAAATTCTCATTGGTTCCAACCGAATCCATGAATCCGTCGTTCTTTACCACATCGACCAGCACACCGGCTACATGAAGGAAATCGGCTATTATCCCACGCTTGGGATGACGCCCCGCTTTATTTCATTTAACCGGGACTACAGCCTGTTTTATGCGGCTAATGAAGACAGCGACACGATAGTTGAAATGAAGCTGGATGAAGAAAACGGCAGAATGGATTATACGGGCAGAATTCTGCATACGGAAAGTCCAGTCTGCATTACGTTTAAATAGAGGGAGGGACGAAATGAACTTAGGTCTTATATCGCTGATAGGTCTTCTGGCCGCTATCACAGTCGGTTTCATCAGAAAATGTAACGTGGGAATTTTGTGTATGGGAATAGCCGCAGTTCTCGGCGTGGTTTACGGTATCAGGGCGGCTGATATTATAAAGGGATTCAGCTCCTCCCTCTGTATCCAGATGATAGGCATAACTTATCTGTTTGCGATTATTAACGGAAATGGAACACTGGAGCTGCTGGCAAGAAAAATGGTATCCCTTGTTGGAAATAAAAAGATGCTGATTCCCTTTGTTATTTACATTCTTGGCTTTATCATTTGTGCCGTAGGCCCCGGAGCCATCCCAAGCCTGGCCATCATTCCGGTAATCGCCATTCCGGTAGCCCTGTCGGCTGGAATCAATCCGATTATGACAGCGATCATCGGAGACCTGGGTGTGATGTCCGGCCGTATGAGCCCGCTGACGCCGGAAAGCGCTGTCGTGCGCGAGTTGATGGAAAAGCAGGGGCTGGCCGGTAATACTGTGCCCATTATGTTCTGCCTGGCGGCCACTGCCCTGGTCGTAGTTGCGGTGGTATATATCTATTATAAGGGTTGGATAGTGGAAGAATCCACATCCTCCATAGAAGTAAAACTTCCGGGGTTTTCAGGAAAACAGCTCCTCTCTCTGGCAGGCCTCGCCGTGCTGGCCGTGGGTGTCCTGTTTTTCTCCTGGAATGTGGGACTTATGGGATTCTTAGTGGGAACTCTTCTGATTATACTGGACTGCGGAGACGAAAAGAAAGCCATACAGTCCATTCCCTGGAGTGTCATTCTGATGGTTCTGGGCGTCGGCATTCTGATGAATGTGATTTCCCTGTCCGGAGGGATTGATATCATGGTATCTGCATTGGAATCAATTATGGGGCCAAAATCAGCTGCTATGGTTATGGCGGTGGCTGCCGGCCTGATGTCCTTTTTCAGTTCCGGCCTTGGAGTCGTATTCCCAACTCTGATTCCTGCTGCCGGTGAACTCGCGGCCGGCCTGGGAACCAGTGCGCTGGAACTGGTTGCCGTCATTGTAATCGGAGGAACCGTTTCCGGATTTACACCGATTTCCACCACGGGCGCTCTCATAATGGCCGGTGTGGCCCAGCAGCAGGATTCAGAGGAGCGGTTTCCTCAAAACAGGCTGTTTATCGAGCTTTTTGCCGTTTCTTTCCTGGCGCTGGCAGTCCTGGCCGTATTTGCAATACTCGGTTTTTACCATGTGTTTGTGTAGAATAAGCATTAACCAACCCGGAAAACTCAGGAAAGAGGGAGGAAACTAAAATGACCGTTGAGGAAAAACTTATATGGACAGAAAAATACAGAGCGCTTGCAACGGGCGCCATATCGGATGCCATGGACAGCCTGGGGCTGAAACGGGGTGCAGTGCAGGGGCTCCGGCCCCTGGAATCTCATCAGCCGCGGGCTGCGGGGTTCGCAAGAACGATCCGGCAGCAGCGCCGGCAGACGCCATGGGACGGCCAAAACCTGGCAAAACAGGGAAATATCATTGATACCCGCACGGAACCGGGTGATCTGTTAGTCATTGATATGGATGGCATCACAGACGTCGCAACCGGCGGCGATCTGCTGTCGCTCCGGGCAAAATTGCGAGGCGTCACAGGA is part of the [Clostridium] symbiosum genome and encodes:
- a CDS encoding LysR family transcriptional regulator produces the protein MRDTDWEILSELYKNPNMTKVANLFYITQPALTKRLKQMEEEFQVTIVNRTPHGLEFTPEGAYLSEQAGLYLQFIKETRDRLALFRQNSGETITIGSSYTYSKYMLSDILFQYRNEHPGIQFNVLTDQSDNLFRKVLDGSVDVGFIRGDYEGGVNRILVGHSEACLVTKEPVDFGCLPAMQRIDYKTNDRTMELLSGWWQEHYGEPLSPGMAVGYIDVAWQMIHRGFGYALCFMPENFVNEYNLCLTPLKNANGLPVIRNTWFFYPKSKRLSDSLEQFIRYIERKQAFPDNR
- a CDS encoding LysR family transcriptional regulator yields the protein MKDLDWLVLKKLYEKKSISKAAEDLYLTQSALTKRLRSIEQEWGVEIVKRSSQGVTFTEDGRYLVKKAGIMLDFFGEIREHFSERHGTKELLRIGVPNSFARLHMPKLLKAYVDKYNQLQFKTIPNSSDMLIRQITDGTLDIAIVCGDYPFLGEKTRLFEEELYIMAPVGFNLDDVEHLPIIESFLNPMVKLLLIQWWKDHFGEVMHTAHYVPYPDIAIEMVENGLGICFLFGSGWNIDRERFQLIPIYNKEGTPVSRNVWMMLSDSCCKSQDIMDFVTFTENYYQAN
- a CDS encoding beta-propeller fold lactonase family protein → MGYAYVGCRTTRERNARGKGLKVYEISETTGDFKEIQCLETLPNPSYQTMDLEERFLYSVHGDISCVSSFRINGNGTLCPLNTIDIGGRNPVYITPDRTNRYLIVAALQGGAVYVIRKEKDGSLGEIVNTIHMKGKEEGTVSFAHQCIWDQKKQFLFVVCQARLQGYGQIIVYRFRPEDGTLTETDCYRGREYDEPRHLSIHPGNRFVYLINEKGNTMTFLEFDDERGKLTARQILPTLPDVYTGQGQASASVMSKNGKILIGSNRIHESVVLYHIDQHTGYMKEIGYYPTLGMTPRFISFNRDYSLFYAANEDSDTIVEMKLDEENGRMDYTGRILHTESPVCITFK
- a CDS encoding SLC13 family permease; this translates as MNLGLISLIGLLAAITVGFIRKCNVGILCMGIAAVLGVVYGIRAADIIKGFSSSLCIQMIGITYLFAIINGNGTLELLARKMVSLVGNKKMLIPFVIYILGFIICAVGPGAIPSLAIIPVIAIPVALSAGINPIMTAIIGDLGVMSGRMSPLTPESAVVRELMEKQGLAGNTVPIMFCLAATALVVVAVVYIYYKGWIVEESTSSIEVKLPGFSGKQLLSLAGLAVLAVGVLFFSWNVGLMGFLVGTLLIILDCGDEKKAIQSIPWSVILMVLGVGILMNVISLSGGIDIMVSALESIMGPKSAAMVMAVAAGLMSFFSSGLGVVFPTLIPAAGELAAGLGTSALELVAVIVIGGTVSGFTPISTTGALIMAGVAQQQDSEERFPQNRLFIELFAVSFLALAVLAVFAILGFYHVFV
- a CDS encoding aconitate hydratase, with amino-acid sequence MGKSLTRKIMEAHYVSGILTPGEEVFIKVDQTLTHDINAVMTYLAFEATGLDRVRTECSVSYLDHNLLYVDNKTPDDHIYLQSAAKRFGVYVSRPGNGICHTVHMARFGAPGKISMGGDSHTPHGGAVGMLSIGVGGMDVATAMTGVPMRLIMPRIIRVNLTGSLNPGCNAKEVILEMLRRVTIKGGLGNVYEYTGPAVAEMEVPARATIANMGAEMGATASIFPADGQVKKFLSAQGRPDAYLELLPDEDAEYDETIEINLSSLEPLIACPHQPDNVIPLHEAEKKRVQQVFIGSCTNTSYADLAKAALVFKGRHVHEDVSCTCAVASRQTYRQLMRDGYIEILLDAGVRMLEIACGPCCAIGQTPATDGVAVRTSNRNFKGRAGNPSAQIYLVSPESAAATAIAGTFATAEDIMGADVALLGAIREPDCYDVDDSMILAPLPREEAAKIEITRGPNIKFLPVPEPPATRLCAPISLKTRDNVSTDDITPASAEFSSMRSNIPLMSQYCYHRYDPDFAARAREMGQSIIIGGENYGQGSSREHAAINPMYLGVKAVIAKSIARIHKGNLVNHGIIPMLFGDASVYDSLEQGDELVIEDLIGQIPAKRIQVKDTTKGITFHTVLDLSDNEIEVILNGGQLRTLKKKLSQNGIIR